Part of the Pantanalinema sp. genome is shown below.
CACCCCCGAGGGCCGCGAGCGCCTCGACGCGCTCCAGCAGTTCACCGCCCTCGGCTCCGGCTACCAGATCGCCCTGCGCGACATGGAGATCCGCGGGGTGGGCAACATCCTGGGCGGCGAGCAGCACGGCCAGATGATCACCGTCGGCTACGACCTGTACATGCAGCTGCTCGAAGAGGCGGTCGCCGAGCTCCAGGGCCAGGAGGTGGTTTCGGATCACCAGCAGGCGGTCATCGACCTGAGCGTGGCGGCCTACCTGCCCGATGACTGGTTCCTCGAGCCGGGCCAGAAGATGGACCAGTACAAGCGCCTCGCGGGGGTGGCGAGCGCGCGCGAGCTGGAGCTGCTCGGCAGCGAGTGGCGCGATCGCTTCGGCGCCCCGCCTCAGCCGGTCCGGAACCTGGTGCGGGTGGTGGGCCTCAGGCTCACGGCGAGCGAGCTGGGGGTGGCCGCGGTGCGCTCGGACGCCAAGACCATCCGGGTGCAGCTCGGCCTCTCGCGCTCGGCCTGGGCGGATCTCACCCTCGGCAAGCCGGGGCTTGCGCGCTGGCACTGGGGCGAGAGCGAGCTGACGTGCGGCCGCGAGGGGCTGACGGCCGAGGACCAGATCTCGGCGGTCGAGAAGCTGCTGACGGCGATCGCTTCCGACGCCGAGAAGGTCCTGCTCGAGGCCTAGTCCCTAGAACTTGTGCCCGACCGCGAGTTGCAGGACCCCGCCCGCGGGGTCCCACTCCTTCATGCCGTAGTCGATGCGCAGGGCGCCGAGCGCCGGCATGTTGACCCGCAGCCCCGCCCCGTAGCCCGAGCGGGTGCGATCCCACGAGAAGTTGTCCTTGGCCTGGTCCCAGAAGAGGCCCGAGTCCGCGAACAGCGCCCCGGAGAGGAGCCAGGCGATCGGGAAGCGGTACTCCGCGCTCGCCAGCGCGTAGGAGTCGCCCGACGAGCTGCCGAGCGTGAAGCGCGCGAGCTCCTCGGGCGACGGGTTCTCCGGCCAGCCGCGCACCGCGTTCTCGACCACCGGGAAGAAGCGCTCGTAGACGGGCACCGCCTCGCCCGTCGGCGAGAAGACGTGGCCCACGCGGGTGCCGAGCGCCAGGGTGTGCCCGCCACCCAGGGGCAAGTAGCGGCTCAGGTCAAGCTTGAGCCGGGTCAGGTTCGACGCCCCCAGCCCCGGCACGAACTGCTCGGCGCTCAAGGCGTTGAACCAGCCGCTGGTCGGGTTGAGGTTGAGGTCGCGCGAGTCGAAGGTGAGCTTGGCGCCTGCGATCGCCTGCACGTCCGCGTTGCCGCCCGAGGCGAAAAGCGCGCTGCCGCCGAGGGGCGCCTGGTTGAAGTCCTGGAGGGCGGTGCGCTCGGCCTTGACGACCAGCGCGCCCTGCCACTGGCTTGCGATCGGGTCGCCGAACACCGGGCGCCCGACGGTGGCGTTGAAGCCCTGCCGCTCCACGATAAGGCCTGGCATGGCGACGTTCGCGCCGACGGCCAGGTTGTTCCACACGCGCTGAGCGAACAGGGTCGAGTCGAGGGTCGTCTTGCCCGAACCGAACCAGGGGTTGGCGTAGTTGAGGTAGTAGTAGTAGTTGCGCGCCAGGTTGATGTTGGCGCCCAGCGACTGGCCCGTGCCGAGCAGGTTGTCCTTGCGGTAGTTGAGGCTCAACAGCAGCCCGTCCAGGCTGGTGTAGGTCACGGCCGGGAAGAGCATCCAGGTCTGCTTCTCCTTGACCGAGACCACCAGCGTCGCGCGCGCCGGGTCCTGGCTGCTCTCTAGCGCGTAGTCCACCCGATCGAAGAAGTTGAGCTTGTAGAGCCTGGCGAGGTCCGCCTCGAGGCGCAGGGCGTCCAGAGGCTCGCCCGCCCTCTGCGTGATCTCGCGCAGGATGGTGTCGGCGCGGGTCTCGTGGTTGCCCTCGACCCGCACCCCGTCGATGGAGGCGGCGCTCGGCGCCGCCTCGGCGCGAGCCGGAACGGCGGCCCACAGCCCGGCGCAGAGGGCGATCGCAAGGAGGGGGGCTGTCATTTTAGCGTTCAAGCGTTTCATTGCTCTCTTATGCCCGCACGACGCGGCGTTATTCGGGGTATGAAGGAAAAGCAAGCAAACATTCTCGGCGGGTTGGTTCTGAAACGATCGATGCACATCTCCTTCAATACCTGGCGTTCCGCCTGGGGCCGCATGGTGGCAAGCGCCTTGCTGCTGTTCGTTCTACTCCTGATCGCGCTGCGCCCCTCGGCGCCGGTGGCCAGGCCCCCCGAGGCCGTCCGGGGGATCATGGACCTCGGCGCATGGCGCCTGGGCGACGCGCCGCCCGTCGCGCTCTCGGGCGAGTGGCGCTACTATCCCGGCCGGATGATAGGCCCCGAGGCCTTCAACGGCGGCAGGGCGCCCGCAGGAGCGGAGTGGATCCGGATCCCCGCGCCGCTCAACCAGCCTTCAGGCGGACTGGGACGAGACCCCGCGCGGCCTTTCGGGACCTACGTCCTGGAGCTCGCGGGGGTTCCAGCCCCCGCCCTCTACGGCCTCAAGCGGATCAACCTGCTCGCCGACGTGCGGATCTTCGTGGGGGACGAGCTGCTCTACGAGCGTCGCCGGGCTCCCCTCAGGGATTACCCCAACGAGCGGAACTCCGCCTTCTTCAGGCTCGACAAGGCCCCCGAGCGCCTCATCCTGCAGGTCCTCGACGTCGATCGCGAGCGAGGGGCGACCCTCGATGCCTTCCTGCTGGGCACCGAGCGCCAGATCCAGGGATCCCGCGAGCGGCAGCTGGCCATGGACCTCTTCATGTTCGGCAGCATCCTCCTGATGGGCCTCTATCACCTGGGCCTGTACGTCTCGCGCCGCAAGGACCCTTCGACCTTCTTCTTCGGCCTGTTCTGCTCGATCATCGCGGTGCGGGTGCTGTTCACCAACGAGTACTACATCCTGACGCTTGTCCCCGAGCTGAGCTGGCGCGTGGTGAACCGGGTGGAGTACCTGACCTACTACCTGGCGCTGCCCGCCTTCGTGCGCTTTCTGCGCGCCCTCTTCCCCCGCGAGGTGCCTCGGTGGGCGGCGCACGTCGTGCTCGGCGTCTCGCTTCTGGCGAGCGCGGTGGTCGTCCTGGCGCCCTTCGGCGTCTACGAGCGGACCCTTCACCCCTTCGACTACTTCACGGTGGCGGCGGCCGTTTTCGTCGTGGCGGCGATCGTGCGCGCGGCCTTTCGCAGGCGAGAGGGGGCGATCGCGGCCCTGGTCGCCTTCTTGATCCTGTTCGCCACCGCCCTCAACGACATCCTGCTCTCCATCGAGGCGATCCAGTCGCGCTACATGGTCCACTTCGGCTTGTTGGCCTTCATCTTCACCCAGTCCTTCCTGCTGGCCAACCGCTTCGCGCGGGCCTTCGCCACCGTCGAGGAGCTCTCGGAGCGCCTTCTGGTCCTCGACCGCCTCAAGGACGAGTTGCTCGCGGCGACCACGCGCTTCGTCCCCAACCAGCTCATGAGGCTGCTGAACAAGGACAGCATCGTGGACGTGCGCCTGGGGGACCAGATCCAGAGGCGCATGACGGTCCTCTTCTCGGACATCCGATCCTTCACCACCCTCTCCGAGCAGATGACCCCGCAGGAGAACTTCAACTTCATCAACTCCTACCTCGGCCAGATGGGCCCCATCATCCGCGAGCACGACGGCTTCATCGACAAGTACATCGGAGACGCGATCATGGCGCTGTTCGACCGCTCTCCCGACGGGGCGATCGCGGCCGGGGTGGCCATGCTTCGCAAGCTCGAGGGCTACAACGAGGGGCGTCGCAAGGCGGGCTACGCCCCCATCGCGATCGGGATCGGGATCAACACCGGCGAGCTGATGCTCGGCACCATCGGCGAGCGCGATCGCATGGAGGGCACCGTCATCAGCGACGCGGTGAACCTCGCCTCGCGGGTCGAGGGCCTCACCAAGGAGTACGCCGCCTCCCTGCTCATCACCGACGAGACCCTGCGCCACCTCGAGCACCCCGAGCGCATCGCGGTGCGCTTTCTGGACCGGGTCAAGGTCAAGGGCAAGTCCGAGCCGGTCATGGTGTACGAGGTCATCGACGGGGATTCCCTGCCCCTTCGCCAGGGCAAGCTGCGGCTGCGCGATCGCTTCGAGCGCGCCGTGGCCCTGTACCAGGAGGGTCGCTTCGACGAGGCGCAGGCCCTCTTCGCCCACTGCGTCGAGGAAGTCCCCGAGGACGGTGCGGCGCGCGCTTACCAGGAGCGGTGCCGGCTCAGGCTCAGCCGGGTCTGAGAATCGAGAACAAGGAAGCGGGCCCCCTCGTTCGAGGGGGCCCGCTTTGCGGAATTGCCTTACATCCAGGACATGGAGTTGGTGATGCTGGTGCTGAGACCCGCGAGGGCCGTCGAGATGTCGTCGAAGACGGTGAAGTCGAAGTCCTCGGCGGCCTTGCTGCTGTCGTTGTAGGTGATGGTCGCCTTCAGGGGCTGGTGCTCGCTGGTGGTGTCGTGGGTGAAGGCGAACTTGCCGAGCTCGGTGCCCGCGTCGTCGTTCAGCTTCCCGACGACCGGCGGATTGGCCGCTTGATCCATGGTGAAGACCAGGTTGTAGTTCGTGGCCGCCTTGAGCTTCAGACTGCCCTTGGCCTGGGCATCCATGAGGAAGTCCAGGCTGATGGTCTTGCCGGTCGCAGAGGTGAGGTCGCCCTTCACCCCAAGCTCGATTGCAGGGGAGGTCTTGCTGACGAAGGAAAGGTCGACCTTGCTGCCGTCCGGAAGATCCCCCTTGGCCGTGATGGTCATGTTCGGCCCGTTGATGGTCGACGACAGATCGAGCTTGACGGCGGTGCCGCCCCCGGCAGGGGTGAAGGTCGTGCTCTGGGCGAAGGCGGTCCCGCTCTCGGCGCTGGTCATGGTGATGACGCAGGCGTAGGTGCCGGGCTTGCGCGTGGCGCTCTTGGTCACCGTGTCGGTCAGCTCCATGACGAAGGCCGCCCCGTCCAGCTTCGTGTACAGGACCGAGGCCACCTCCTCGGTGTCGGTGCTCAGTTGCCGGGTCTGCTTGCTGTACCCGTCCTTGTCGCTCGTTGCCTCGACCCACTCGCTCGACGCGACGCGATAGGAGGAGGGCCCCGAAGGCTTCGCGCCGGCTGCTTGCTGGAGGCTCGAGAGGCCCTTGAGCGAGTCCTTGACCTCGGCCATGACGAGCTTGGCCGAAGGCGTCTGGGCCGCTTGCTGGCCGTTCTGGGTGGTCTGGCCGCCCTTGGTCGGGGGCTCGGTGCAGCCGAGCATGAGGGTGCCTGCCACAGTGGCAAGGAGGAGGCGCGTGACGAGACGGGAACTGGGCATGGAAGGCTCCTTTTGTAGAACGGGTTCGTACATGGCGACGATGCTGGACGAATTATAACGTATTTACATTTGATTGCTTCCCTGCTCGTCACGCCCGGCGCGTGACGGTGCTCACGGGGGCGGGGCTGACGCTGCCGAAGGATTTCCGGTAGAATGACGGGACCTTCCACCTACGAGAGGAGATTCCCTTTGAAGAACTCGACGAAGGCCGCCTACGGCCTGGCCCTGGCCCTGCTGATCGGGGGCGTCACCGCGAGCTGCACGGCCCTCACCTTCAACAAGGACGGCTACGTCGCGACCGTCAACGGTCACAAGGTCTCCCTCAAGGACTACAACCAGGCCCTCGAGCAGCAGAAGAAGCAATACGGCCTTCGCTTCGGGGTGGACTTCAACACGACCCAGGGCAAGGAGATGCTCGCCGGCATGCAGCAGCAACTGCTGCAGCAGCTCACCGAGCGTGAGCTCCTGCTCCTGGAGACCGAGAAGCGCGGCCTGCAGGCCACCGAGGCCGAGGTCGAGGCCAAGCTCGCCGACGTCAAGAAGCAGTTCCCCGACAACGCGGCCTTCGAGAAGGCCATCAAGGACTACGGCCTGACGCCTGCCGACCTCAAGTCGCAGCTCCACAAGGCCGTGGCCATCGAGAAGCTCCAGAAGGACGTGGGCAAGGACATCAGCGTCACCGACGCCCAGATCTCGGACTACTACGCCAAGAACAAGGCCCAGTTCGCCCACGGCGAGGAGGTCGAGGCGAGCCACATCCTGATCAAGATCGACGAGACGGCCAAGGACAAGCCCAAGGAAGAGGCCCGGGCCCTCGCCAAGATCAAGGCGATCCAGGCCAAGATCAAGGCGGGCGGCGACTTCGCCAAGCTCGCGGGCGAGAACTCGGACGACCCCGGCAGCAAGGCCCAGGGCGGCAGCCTCGGGTTCTTCGGCAAGGGGCGCATGGTGCCCGAGTTCGAGAAGACCTCCTTTGCCATGAAGGACGGCCAGGTCTCGGAGCCCTTCAAGACCCAGTTCGGCTACCACATCATCAAGCGCACCGCGTATCGCCCGGCGCGCACCGAGTCGCTCGCCGAGGTCTCGAAGGGCATCCGCGAGCAGCTCCAGGCCCAGCAGCAGGGCGAGCGCTTCCAGCAGTTCGTGGAGACCCTCAAGAAGGACGCCAAGATCGAGATCCGCCCCGAGTACCAGCCCAAGCAAGCTTCCAACTCTGCCGCCCCCTTCATGCCGGAGAAGAAATAGCCACCCATGGGTTCCATCACCGTCGTAGGCCTCGGGCCGGGGGACCCCGGCCAGCTCACCCTCGCAGCCAAGGAGGCGCTGGATAGCGCCAAGCGCCTCTTCCTGCGCACCGAGATCCACCCCACGACCCCCTCCATGCGCAAGTGGGGCCTCAAGTGGGAGTCGTTCGATCCCTACTACCAGCAGGGCGCCTCGTTCCAGGAGGTCTACGGCCGCATCGTCGCGCGCCTCGTCGAGGTGGCCCGCACCGAGGACGTGGTCTACGCCGTCCCCGGCCACCCCCTGGTGGCCGAGGACGCCGTGACCGCGCTTTTGAAGCAGGACGAGGTCAAGGTCGAGGTGGTGGCGGGCCTCAGCGCCCTCGACGCCATCTACGCGAAGGTCGGGCTCGACCCCAATTCCGGCATGCAGGTGGTGGACGGCCTCGCCCTCGAGGGCCGCGAGCTGCATCCCGACTGGCACACCCTCGTCATGCAGCTGTACTCGCCCCAGGTCGCCAGCGAGGTCAAGCTGCACCTGATGCGGTTCTGGCCCGACGACCACCCCGTCACGGTGATCCGGGCGGCCGGCGTCGAGGGGCTGGAGCGCCTCGAGACCGTTCCGCTGTACGAGATCGATCGCCTTCCCTGGATCGATTACCTCTCGAGCCTCTACCTGGGCCCCGGCCCCAAGCGCGGCTTCTCGCGCCTGGTTTCGATCATTTCGCGCCTGCGCGCGCCCGACGGCTGCCCCTGGGACCGCGAGCAGACCCCCGAGTCCCTGCGCAAGTTCGTGCTCGAGGAAGCCTACGAGACGGTCGAGGCCATCGACTCGGGCGACGAGGGCGCCATCGAGGAGGAGCTGGGCGATCTGCTCTTGCAGGTGGTGCTCCAGGCCCAGATCTTCGCCGAGCAGGACGCCTTCGACGTCCAGGACGTCTGCGAGGCCATCTCGGACAAGCTGGTGCGGCGTCACCCCCACGTCTTCGGCGAGGTGAGCGTCTCGAGCAGCGACGAGGTGATCAGGAACTGGGCCGACATCAAGGCCGAGGAGAAGGCCAAGCCGGGCCTGAGCGAGTCGGCGCTTGCGGGCGTCGGCACGGCCCTTCCGGCCCTGGTCGTCTCGGAGAAGCTCCAGGCCAAGGCCTCACGCGTGCGCTTCGACTGGGCCGACCCCTACAAGGTCCTCGACAAGGTCGAGGAGGAGCTCGCAGAGCTCAAGGAGGCCATGGAGGAGCAGCACGGCGAAGCGGCCCTGACCCACGAGCTGGGCGACGTGCTGACGGCCGTGGTCAACCTCTCGCGCCAGCTCAAGGTCGACCCCGAGGAGGCCCTTCGCCAGGCCAACGCCCGCTTCAAGCGCCGCTTCCAGAAGATGGAGGACCTGGCCGAGGGCAAGTTCGCCGAGCTCGAGCTCGACCAGATGGAGGCCCTGTGGCAACGGGCCAAGGCCATCGTCGGATGATCGAGCGGGGCCCGCGCGGGATCAGCGTGGGCCCCGATGCGCTGTCAACCCTCCCTCGCTGTC
Proteins encoded:
- a CDS encoding BamA/TamA family outer membrane protein, which gives rise to MTAPLLAIALCAGLWAAVPARAEAAPSAASIDGVRVEGNHETRADTILREITQRAGEPLDALRLEADLARLYKLNFFDRVDYALESSQDPARATLVVSVKEKQTWMLFPAVTYTSLDGLLLSLNYRKDNLLGTGQSLGANINLARNYYYYLNYANPWFGSGKTTLDSTLFAQRVWNNLAVGANVAMPGLIVERQGFNATVGRPVFGDPIASQWQGALVVKAERTALQDFNQAPLGGSALFASGGNADVQAIAGAKLTFDSRDLNLNPTSGWFNALSAEQFVPGLGASNLTRLKLDLSRYLPLGGGHTLALGTRVGHVFSPTGEAVPVYERFFPVVENAVRGWPENPSPEELARFTLGSSSGDSYALASAEYRFPIAWLLSGALFADSGLFWDQAKDNFSWDRTRSGYGAGLRVNMPALGALRIDYGMKEWDPAGGVLQLAVGHKF
- a CDS encoding 7TM diverse intracellular signaling domain-containing protein; its protein translation is MHISFNTWRSAWGRMVASALLLFVLLLIALRPSAPVARPPEAVRGIMDLGAWRLGDAPPVALSGEWRYYPGRMIGPEAFNGGRAPAGAEWIRIPAPLNQPSGGLGRDPARPFGTYVLELAGVPAPALYGLKRINLLADVRIFVGDELLYERRRAPLRDYPNERNSAFFRLDKAPERLILQVLDVDRERGATLDAFLLGTERQIQGSRERQLAMDLFMFGSILLMGLYHLGLYVSRRKDPSTFFFGLFCSIIAVRVLFTNEYYILTLVPELSWRVVNRVEYLTYYLALPAFVRFLRALFPREVPRWAAHVVLGVSLLASAVVVLAPFGVYERTLHPFDYFTVAAAVFVVAAIVRAAFRRREGAIAALVAFLILFATALNDILLSIEAIQSRYMVHFGLLAFIFTQSFLLANRFARAFATVEELSERLLVLDRLKDELLAATTRFVPNQLMRLLNKDSIVDVRLGDQIQRRMTVLFSDIRSFTTLSEQMTPQENFNFINSYLGQMGPIIREHDGFIDKYIGDAIMALFDRSPDGAIAAGVAMLRKLEGYNEGRRKAGYAPIAIGIGINTGELMLGTIGERDRMEGTVISDAVNLASRVEGLTKEYAASLLITDETLRHLEHPERIAVRFLDRVKVKGKSEPVMVYEVIDGDSLPLRQGKLRLRDRFERAVALYQEGRFDEAQALFAHCVEEVPEDGAARAYQERCRLRLSRV
- a CDS encoding peptidylprolyl isomerase — its product is MKNSTKAAYGLALALLIGGVTASCTALTFNKDGYVATVNGHKVSLKDYNQALEQQKKQYGLRFGVDFNTTQGKEMLAGMQQQLLQQLTERELLLLETEKRGLQATEAEVEAKLADVKKQFPDNAAFEKAIKDYGLTPADLKSQLHKAVAIEKLQKDVGKDISVTDAQISDYYAKNKAQFAHGEEVEASHILIKIDETAKDKPKEEARALAKIKAIQAKIKAGGDFAKLAGENSDDPGSKAQGGSLGFFGKGRMVPEFEKTSFAMKDGQVSEPFKTQFGYHIIKRTAYRPARTESLAEVSKGIREQLQAQQQGERFQQFVETLKKDAKIEIRPEYQPKQASNSAAPFMPEKK
- the mazG gene encoding nucleoside triphosphate pyrophosphohydrolase, translated to MGSITVVGLGPGDPGQLTLAAKEALDSAKRLFLRTEIHPTTPSMRKWGLKWESFDPYYQQGASFQEVYGRIVARLVEVARTEDVVYAVPGHPLVAEDAVTALLKQDEVKVEVVAGLSALDAIYAKVGLDPNSGMQVVDGLALEGRELHPDWHTLVMQLYSPQVASEVKLHLMRFWPDDHPVTVIRAAGVEGLERLETVPLYEIDRLPWIDYLSSLYLGPGPKRGFSRLVSIISRLRAPDGCPWDREQTPESLRKFVLEEAYETVEAIDSGDEGAIEEELGDLLLQVVLQAQIFAEQDAFDVQDVCEAISDKLVRRHPHVFGEVSVSSSDEVIRNWADIKAEEKAKPGLSESALAGVGTALPALVVSEKLQAKASRVRFDWADPYKVLDKVEEELAELKEAMEEQHGEAALTHELGDVLTAVVNLSRQLKVDPEEALRQANARFKRRFQKMEDLAEGKFAELELDQMEALWQRAKAIVG